A window of Bacillus spongiae contains these coding sequences:
- a CDS encoding DUF2812 domain-containing protein, whose translation MAKTKYVLNGGLAFSEEKDMKKLSKYAKDGWVLEGFSLLGLGYKLKKGASQELDYSLDYQLEADEEYFSYFKAAGWSHVCSADSAHVFGAPAGTTPIYLDRVSTIEKYTVEKQQMGKVTLISFIATVVLFLLYFMSNQGWVPEIVGQVSYGLALISTIILIFGGLPFIAYHFRVNKLKRKTF comes from the coding sequence ATGGCTAAAACAAAATACGTGCTAAATGGTGGGCTTGCATTTTCTGAAGAAAAAGATATGAAAAAACTAAGTAAATATGCCAAAGATGGGTGGGTATTAGAGGGCTTCTCGTTATTAGGATTAGGGTATAAATTAAAAAAAGGAGCAAGTCAAGAATTAGACTATTCATTAGATTACCAACTGGAAGCGGATGAGGAATATTTCTCCTATTTTAAAGCAGCTGGTTGGTCTCATGTTTGTTCAGCAGATAGTGCCCATGTGTTTGGAGCACCAGCAGGAACAACCCCCATCTATTTGGATCGTGTGTCGACGATTGAAAAGTATACAGTCGAAAAACAACAAATGGGCAAAGTTACACTGATATCCTTCATTGCTACGGTTGTTCTGTTTTTGTTATATTTCATGAGTAACCAAGGGTGGGTACCTGAAATCGTTGGACAAGTAAGCTATGGGTTAGCACTCATTTCGACCATTATTCTTATATTTGGTGGGCTACCATTTATTGCGTATCACTTTAGAGTAAACAAGTTAAAAAGAAAGACATTTTGA
- a CDS encoding PadR family transcriptional regulator codes for MPRNDSLEMGELTDTSYYILLALIEPMHGYLIMNKVENMTNNRVSIGPASLYTTIKKLVKAGLIELVEEAEKKKKTYVTTEKGIKLIKQEMDRKREMILHAEEIFTNIGDGNNG; via the coding sequence ATGCCGAGAAACGATTCATTGGAAATGGGAGAGCTGACGGATACATCCTATTACATTTTATTAGCACTAATCGAGCCTATGCATGGGTACTTGATTATGAATAAAGTCGAGAACATGACAAATAATCGTGTATCTATTGGACCAGCTTCTCTGTACACAACCATAAAGAAATTAGTAAAAGCTGGATTAATTGAACTAGTTGAAGAAGCTGAAAAGAAAAAGAAAACGTATGTGACAACGGAAAAGGGCATCAAATTAATAAAACAAGAAATGGACCGGAAGCGGGAAATGATTTTACATGCAGAAGAAATATTTACAAATATAGGAGATGGGAATAATGGCTAA
- a CDS encoding MFS transporter — MFRVFRHKAFSLFFVGYFISTIGNALFYLSVLWYVQLMTGEGKYVALLGLMITIPQLFMFVSGVVADRFSRRKVMLFTDVFSFIIVLFLSIYLAFFSYSFWVIAISFLLLNICHNLFMPASRAFMPLTLPEGELTVGNSLFVMVTRIGAIMAATAGAFLLTLVNETYFFLFNAMTFLISATFLLILKRFVNEQREMPSNQVPEGRFSLKGFLNDIKDGVRVIKNEKILLFMLPGVLLTNLFFVTFFYLTPSWSQQILKAGAKGYSLLELSLGLGALTGAFISGWISKWITPKLGLTTAFLLQSVIVFFPMFPYLYPGMVVLFIASVGTGMAGAFMMTMMQQIIPDDYRGRAFGLLMSVMGGIVPIGTILSGLLSSYIGLSGTFWISSVGCAGGAIMLAVTFATVPYQTGQTSNTVISN, encoded by the coding sequence ATGTTTCGTGTTTTTAGACATAAGGCATTTTCGTTATTTTTTGTAGGTTACTTTATTTCTACGATTGGGAATGCTTTGTTTTATTTGTCCGTACTTTGGTATGTTCAACTTATGACAGGAGAAGGGAAATATGTGGCTCTCCTCGGCCTGATGATTACCATTCCTCAACTATTTATGTTTGTATCAGGCGTTGTTGCCGATCGATTTTCGCGGAGAAAAGTCATGCTTTTTACAGACGTCTTTTCTTTTATAATCGTGCTTTTTTTATCTATTTACCTTGCTTTCTTTTCTTATTCCTTTTGGGTGATTGCGATCTCATTTTTACTACTAAATATTTGTCATAACCTTTTCATGCCAGCCTCCCGCGCTTTCATGCCTTTAACCTTACCAGAAGGCGAGTTGACAGTAGGGAATAGCCTGTTTGTAATGGTGACAAGAATAGGGGCAATCATGGCAGCAACAGCAGGAGCATTTCTGCTTACTTTAGTAAACGAAACGTATTTTTTTCTATTTAATGCCATGACATTTCTCATCTCGGCAACTTTTCTCCTCATTTTAAAACGATTTGTCAATGAACAACGTGAGATGCCATCAAATCAAGTTCCAGAAGGGAGGTTTTCTTTAAAAGGTTTTTTAAATGATATAAAGGATGGCGTAAGGGTCATAAAAAATGAGAAGATTTTATTATTTATGCTACCAGGTGTTTTATTAACCAATCTATTTTTTGTAACGTTTTTCTATCTTACTCCGTCTTGGTCACAACAAATATTAAAAGCAGGTGCCAAGGGCTATAGCCTTCTAGAATTATCCCTTGGTTTGGGAGCCCTGACTGGGGCCTTTATTTCAGGCTGGATATCAAAGTGGATCACACCTAAATTAGGCTTAACGACAGCCTTTTTGCTGCAAAGTGTAATAGTGTTTTTTCCAATGTTTCCGTATCTATATCCGGGTATGGTAGTATTATTTATCGCTTCAGTTGGAACGGGGATGGCAGGGGCCTTTATGATGACGATGATGCAACAGATAATCCCTGACGACTATAGGGGAAGGGCTTTTGGTCTGTTAATGTCAGTAATGGGGGGCATTGTCCCGATAGGCACAATACTATCAGGCTTACTATCTAGCTATATTGGGCTTAGTGGAACCTTTTGGATATCAAGTGTTGGTTGTGCAGGAGGGGCCATAATGTTAGCTGTTACATTTGCTACCGTTCCTTATCAAACAGGTCAAACATCAAATACAGTCATTTCTAATTAG
- a CDS encoding MFS transporter, whose translation MDKYMKLLGNVYFRRFFLASAVLNVGRKLSWIALGWFVYQVTGSTLAIGIVISAATISPLVSSIFVGGILDQYNRRRVMVLENIVRGTLLALIPIFYWFDILSLWVIVLVVFINGMLSSFTTIGTSAILPEFLEKEELETGNAVFMMTGQFGSLVGPALGGFSTALVGAPITLFMNVMCFMVAALLYYRIPHAAYHKGLEQRNRPIDLKRKWSSFYRDTKEGFQFIFTYKSLVVIALVTFFFNFTYAPLEPMLPVFVNDIINEGAEALGLMWTCFAIGSFIGSLGWIRLNKNIPYSYALGLVIFLWGMVPTSFGFLSNILVIYIMMFLGGVVYAPYNIISPTLKQRLVPNTIRGRVFGVYGLIAGLGFPIGVYVGGYIAEYIGVVNTIIASGIMTMLLGLVVGLHPLLRMNEVNTLHPIREGH comes from the coding sequence TTGGATAAGTATATGAAATTATTAGGGAATGTATATTTTCGCCGTTTTTTCCTTGCTTCTGCGGTATTAAATGTAGGGAGAAAATTGTCGTGGATAGCACTTGGGTGGTTTGTATACCAAGTAACGGGTTCAACGCTCGCTATTGGGATCGTCATATCAGCTGCTACTATTTCCCCGTTAGTATCAAGTATTTTTGTTGGGGGGATTTTAGACCAATACAATCGAAGGAGGGTCATGGTGCTTGAAAATATAGTGAGGGGGACGTTGCTTGCCCTCATTCCAATCTTCTATTGGTTTGACATTCTTTCTTTGTGGGTGATCGTATTAGTAGTCTTTATAAATGGAATGCTTTCTTCTTTTACGACGATTGGTACATCTGCGATTTTGCCTGAGTTTCTTGAGAAAGAAGAGTTAGAGACAGGTAATGCGGTTTTTATGATGACAGGTCAATTTGGATCGCTTGTGGGTCCAGCATTAGGGGGATTTAGTACAGCTTTAGTTGGTGCCCCCATAACCCTCTTTATGAATGTAATGTGTTTTATGGTGGCTGCCTTATTGTATTATCGTATTCCTCATGCTGCCTATCATAAAGGGCTCGAACAAAGAAATAGACCCATTGATTTAAAAAGGAAGTGGAGTAGCTTTTATCGTGATACAAAAGAAGGGTTTCAGTTTATCTTTACATACAAATCATTAGTGGTCATCGCATTAGTGACGTTTTTCTTCAATTTCACTTATGCCCCTCTAGAACCAATGTTACCCGTATTTGTAAATGACATTATAAATGAAGGTGCAGAGGCGTTAGGGCTGATGTGGACATGCTTTGCCATTGGCTCATTTATCGGATCATTAGGTTGGATACGATTGAATAAGAACATCCCTTATTCATATGCCTTAGGATTAGTAATTTTTCTTTGGGGTATGGTTCCAACTAGCTTTGGCTTTTTATCAAATATTCTGGTCATTTATATAATGATGTTCTTAGGTGGAGTCGTCTATGCACCCTACAACATTATTTCCCCAACGTTAAAACAAAGGCTAGTGCCGAATACAATTCGAGGGCGTGTGTTTGGAGTATATGGATTAATAGCTGGCTTAGGTTTTCCAATTGGTGTATATGTAGGAGGGTATATAGCTGAATACATAGGAGTAGTCAATACCATTATTGCTAGTGGAATCATGACCATGCTACTTGGACTAGTGGTAGGGCTTCACCCGCTCTTAAGAATGAATGAGGTCAACACTCTCCACCCGATAAGGGAGGGCCATTAA
- a CDS encoding T6SS immunity protein Tdi1 domain-containing protein, whose product MNLQPDECIGYKVLLFLGGEDTEFNLEKREMVVYWNLCSQIIRQTNSATSSWECIKVLSLFQRCTVRTLTPTLSETSSMVSLYKSF is encoded by the coding sequence ATGAACCTTCAGCCTGATGAGTGTATAGGTTATAAAGTATTATTGTTCCTTGGAGGAGAAGATACAGAATTCAACTTAGAAAAACGAGAAATGGTTGTTTATTGGAATCTATGTTCCCAAATAATTAGACAAACAAACTCTGCTACCTCATCCTGGGAGTGTATAAAGGTCTTATCCCTTTTCCAACGGTGTACCGTGCGAACACTTACCCCTACTCTTTCCGAAACATCTTCCATGGTTAGCCTATATAAGTCATTTTGA
- a CDS encoding NosD domain-containing protein, with product MSASKRNNFVWIFIVFATLFFFAILTVIGIVIMNEKTIIVPDEVGTISGAVSMAEPGDIILVKVKENGTPYNESFTINQDKIKLIGIGKEKPVIDSPSIAIRLNTTSGVLVRSFDFQGNSIAIQVLTSESNMIKDNSFIDNSLGITLSDSDRNILKGNTSSGNSNPISLSFSNNNLINGNTLNNDSANGINLSNSDGNLIKRNTVTNIGFNGILLNTSSNDNDVFFNRAFGNGDGVVTFDINDEGNPGTNNNLKGNKCDTSSPEGLCK from the coding sequence GTGAGTGCTTCAAAACGAAACAACTTTGTATGGATTTTCATTGTTTTTGCTACGCTCTTCTTTTTTGCAATCCTCACTGTTATAGGCATTGTCATTATGAACGAAAAAACAATTATTGTACCAGATGAAGTAGGGACTATTTCAGGTGCAGTTAGTATGGCTGAACCTGGTGACATAATATTGGTTAAAGTGAAAGAGAATGGTACTCCTTATAACGAATCCTTCACTATTAACCAAGATAAGATTAAGCTGATTGGAATAGGAAAAGAAAAACCTGTAATTGATTCACCGAGTATTGCTATAAGACTTAATACCACTTCAGGGGTGTTAGTGAGGAGTTTTGATTTTCAAGGAAATAGTATTGCTATACAAGTATTAACTTCAGAGAGTAATATGATTAAAGATAATTCGTTTATTGATAATAGTCTTGGCATTACTTTATCCGATTCTGACAGGAACATACTAAAAGGTAATACTTCTAGTGGAAATAGTAACCCTATCTCGTTAAGCTTTTCAAATAACAATTTAATTAATGGCAATACTCTTAATAATGACAGTGCCAACGGTATTAATTTATCCAATTCCGATGGCAACCTAATTAAACGAAACACAGTCACAAACATTGGGTTTAATGGTATTTTATTGAATACATCCTCTAACGACAATGATGTTTTCTTCAACCGTGCGTTTGGTAATGGTGATGGAGTTGTTACTTTTGATATAAACGATGAGGGGAATCCTGGTACCAACAATAACTTGAAAGGGAATAAATGTGATACAAGTAGCCCAGAAGGCTTATGTAAATAA
- a CDS encoding alpha/beta hydrolase: MELSNNDIVEVRTIIHNYFVEKLGEGEPVIFLPAAGFSGKEGLNIAEELSDRFETHLIDLPGLGKSEGIEQRITPLVLANWVNEYMEEQHIERATLIGHSLGGAILLAFALYYPNKVDKLILLDQGHKPYPRIPTSEFGPFAYMFPLINGCVRLLGKPFLKRLAPLFMQENETVEDNIEASVKQFCERTAIEENEYVKIAFKNPIDFSVEGLNLMFGYYNLKLPKLLLNVNVPTYLVYGTFENMDDKEYRRTNKYIQKLKKHNLPVTYFPVKSGHYVHWSNHFELSDLTHILTANSSENNDYAEYISN; this comes from the coding sequence ATGGAGTTATCAAATAACGATATTGTTGAGGTGAGAACCATTATTCATAATTATTTTGTTGAAAAACTTGGAGAAGGTGAGCCCGTAATTTTTCTTCCTGCTGCTGGTTTCTCTGGAAAGGAAGGCCTCAATATTGCAGAAGAATTGAGTGACAGGTTTGAAACCCATTTGATTGATTTACCTGGTTTAGGTAAAAGTGAAGGGATTGAACAAAGAATCACTCCTTTGGTACTTGCAAATTGGGTGAATGAGTATATGGAAGAACAGCATATAGAAAGAGCTACCTTAATTGGTCATTCGTTGGGGGGAGCTATTCTTTTAGCTTTCGCTCTGTATTATCCAAATAAGGTTGATAAGCTCATTTTACTGGACCAAGGGCATAAGCCTTATCCTAGAATCCCTACGTCAGAATTTGGTCCATTTGCTTATATGTTTCCACTCATTAATGGATGTGTTCGATTATTGGGGAAACCATTTTTAAAGAGGCTTGCGCCATTATTTATGCAAGAGAACGAAACAGTAGAGGATAACATCGAAGCGAGTGTTAAGCAATTTTGTGAGCGTACTGCCATTGAGGAAAATGAATACGTCAAAATAGCCTTTAAAAATCCTATTGATTTCTCAGTTGAGGGCCTTAACCTTATGTTTGGTTACTACAACTTAAAATTGCCAAAATTACTTCTAAATGTAAATGTGCCAACCTATTTAGTTTATGGTACTTTCGAAAATATGGATGATAAAGAGTATAGACGAACAAATAAATACATACAAAAATTAAAGAAACATAATCTTCCGGTAACATACTTTCCGGTAAAAAGTGGACATTATGTCCACTGGAGTAATCACTTTGAATTGAGTGATTTAACACATATTCTAACTGCTAATTCTAGTGAAAACAATGATTATGCAGAATACATTTCCAACTGA
- a CDS encoding ABC transporter substrate-binding protein translates to MKKNRLIGTIACLLLILSACGFSGEGTEPVGAGDDQTDQGKENANERDTITVGVENANSPFSFIDENGELTGFDVDVLEAIAEDQGLNVNFKSMNFSSIVPSLQTGQLDAAISTTSLGPSPEKEGKVDFANRITNASSSIVSKKGSSIEEIEDIHENHVIAVKTGSLAERIADILAEETGAEIRRFDTSDKVLQDVVNEQSDVAVDAMDTIYAVLWQDREYGIQILSDSLFQYVMEALQEEAEVEENENGTSVGEFPYNAIAVTKGDQELIDMLNAGFQNIKADGKFDEIQAKWNVALTLTARMSEEFLDFMMEVNPILKGLDGELKTIDE, encoded by the coding sequence ATGAAAAAAAATAGACTCATTGGTACCATCGCTTGTTTACTACTTATTTTATCCGCATGTGGATTCAGTGGAGAGGGTACAGAACCTGTAGGAGCTGGGGATGATCAAACCGATCAAGGAAAAGAGAATGCAAATGAAAGAGACACCATTACGGTAGGAGTTGAAAATGCCAATTCTCCCTTCTCTTTTATTGATGAAAATGGAGAACTAACTGGGTTTGACGTTGATGTCTTAGAAGCTATTGCAGAAGATCAAGGTCTTAACGTAAATTTTAAATCGATGAACTTTAGTTCCATCGTTCCCTCTCTCCAAACTGGACAGCTAGACGCAGCGATTTCTACTACTTCATTAGGTCCATCTCCTGAAAAAGAAGGAAAAGTGGACTTTGCTAATCGAATTACAAATGCATCGTCAAGCATTGTTTCTAAAAAAGGAAGCAGCATAGAAGAAATTGAGGATATTCACGAAAATCATGTAATTGCAGTGAAAACTGGTTCATTAGCAGAAAGAATTGCTGATATTCTTGCAGAAGAAACGGGTGCTGAGATTCGTCGTTTTGACACATCGGACAAGGTGCTTCAAGATGTAGTAAATGAGCAATCCGATGTCGCTGTTGATGCTATGGACACTATCTATGCTGTTTTGTGGCAAGATAGAGAATATGGAATTCAGATTTTAAGTGATAGTCTATTTCAATATGTCATGGAAGCACTTCAAGAAGAAGCAGAAGTCGAAGAAAACGAAAACGGAACTTCGGTGGGAGAATTTCCTTATAATGCAATTGCTGTAACCAAAGGAGACCAAGAACTGATTGATATGTTAAATGCAGGATTTCAGAATATAAAGGCTGATGGGAAATTTGACGAAATCCAAGCAAAATGGAATGTTGCTTTAACACTAACAGCTAGAATGTCTGAAGAGTTCTTGGACTTTATGATGGAGGTGAATCCAATATTAAAGGGGCTGGATGGAGAATTGAAGACTATCGATGAATAA
- a CDS encoding alpha/beta hydrolase, which produces MNLEIKHRKVHKRFRRLKFLGITLMTIILLTLVVGFVYEYTSYKNVKSNFPPDGKMIDVGNREIHVNIKGEKTKLPPVVIEAGFGSWSYDWSNIQKELSKHTEVITYDRAGYGWSDPPPNGFNIDMTINDLSKVLEYSNIDSPVILVGHSLGGIYTRLFADKYPEKVSGLILVDARNEYLTEKATSYNDIYYEGQDLTFIRIFSQFGFARLFGENMIADLIPDYLSLEKYVNVQYDTPFLKLLDQEDKQIRTLEKLVKLVKDTQHLDDKPLTIITPDENKELQLNATELGYSEQEASNIDQIWKDSQMQLTNISNNSELILVPNSGHNVMFDQPNVIIEAILNMADGI; this is translated from the coding sequence ATGAATTTGGAGATAAAACATAGGAAAGTTCATAAACGATTTAGAAGGTTAAAATTCCTTGGAATAACCTTGATGACGATCATCCTTCTTACATTAGTAGTAGGTTTTGTTTATGAATATACGAGTTACAAGAATGTTAAAAGCAACTTTCCTCCAGACGGAAAAATGATTGATGTCGGAAACAGAGAAATACATGTGAATATTAAAGGGGAGAAAACGAAGCTGCCACCTGTTGTTATTGAAGCAGGATTTGGTTCATGGTCTTACGATTGGTCAAACATTCAAAAAGAGCTATCAAAGCATACCGAAGTCATTACTTATGACCGAGCGGGGTATGGATGGAGTGATCCACCTCCAAATGGCTTTAATATTGATATGACAATTAATGATTTGAGTAAAGTTCTTGAATATTCAAATATTGATTCCCCTGTCATATTAGTGGGGCATTCACTTGGAGGGATTTATACTCGTCTCTTTGCAGATAAGTATCCTGAAAAGGTTTCAGGCTTAATTCTTGTTGATGCACGAAATGAGTATTTGACAGAAAAAGCTACATCATATAATGATATATATTATGAGGGACAAGACCTAACTTTCATTCGCATTTTTTCTCAATTTGGATTCGCACGACTATTTGGGGAGAATATGATTGCTGATTTAATTCCCGATTACCTTTCCTTAGAAAAGTATGTCAATGTTCAATATGACACTCCCTTTTTAAAATTATTAGATCAAGAAGATAAACAAATAAGAACATTAGAGAAATTAGTGAAATTAGTGAAAGACACTCAACACTTGGATGATAAGCCTTTAACAATCATTACACCAGATGAAAATAAAGAACTTCAATTAAATGCAACTGAATTAGGGTATTCAGAACAAGAGGCGAGTAATATAGATCAAATCTGGAAAGATTCCCAAATGCAACTAACCAATATATCCAATAACAGTGAACTTATTTTAGTTCCAAATAGCGGTCACAATGTGATGTTTGACCAACCTAATGTCATCATTGAAGCGATTTTGAATATGGCTGATGGAATATGA